One genomic region from Cucumis melo cultivar AY chromosome 9, USDA_Cmelo_AY_1.0, whole genome shotgun sequence encodes:
- the LOC103482769 gene encoding uncharacterized protein LOC103482769 isoform X1 → MSSDLFIHGDSSSSSSLFRCSSSDLVFPSDADLQFFSDPYSPNFSDSAIDILNSIPSQSQQENPLPDEFNSNNSISIDNFIPMQGLSLSHPTPDFHLLPNPSPSSSNGFQNLTNFDVKNEESLLGFNNPPLCSLDPPENVDKSLLLHRSFSEKPNFQTRLETFLMESQKFPNNHHSLPCPESDFFSSQIRRVFSTGDLQQNSGNGRSSLMEEGNFKVGRYSAEERKERILKYRAKRTQRNFNKTIKYACRKTLADNRPRIRGRFARNDEPGEIPKAACSTREEDEDDFWIEGLHGSEEEGTIRSGKQYGEMYGRMQFQYCGF, encoded by the exons atgtcttctGATCTGTTCATTCATGGcgattcatcatcttcttcttctctgtttcGTTGCTCCTCTTCCGATTTGGTTTTCCCGTCTGATGCAGACCTTCAATTCTTCTCCGATCCTTATTCCCCTAATTTCTCAGATTCCGCCATTGATATTCTTAATTCCATTCCTTCTCAATCTCAACAAGAAAACCCACTCCCCGATGAATTCAATTCAAATAACTCCATTTCCATCGACAATTTCATCCCGATGCAAGGTTTATCTCTCTCTCATCCCACCCCCGATTTCCATCTCCTCCCTAATCCATCTCCTTCTTCCTCAAATGGGTTCCAAAATCTCACCAATTTCGACGTCAAAAACGAAGAATCCCTTCTAGGTTTCAACAACCCACCTCTCTGCAGTTTGGACCCCCCTGAAAATGTTGATAAATCCTTACTCCTCCACAGAAGCTTCAGTGAAAAACCCAACTTCCAAACCCGACTTGAAACTTTTCTAATGGAATCCCAAAAATTCCCTAATAATCATCACTCTCTCCCTTGCCCCGAATCCGACTTTTTCTCCTCACAAATCAGACGCGTCTTCAGTACCGGCGATTTACAG CAGAATTCGGGGAATGGAAGGTCGTCGTTAATGGAGGAAGGGAATTTCAAAGTGGGAAGATACAGTGCAGAGgagagaaaagagaggataTTGAAATACAGAGCAAAGAGAACACAGAGGAATTTCAACAAGACAATAAAG TATGCATGTCGGAAAACGCTAGCCGACAACCGGCCGAGAATACGTGGCAGATTTGCACGCAATGACGAACCTGGAGAGATTCCCAAAGCTGCATGTTCAACCAGGGAAGAAGACGAAGATGATTTCTGG ATTGAAGGGTTGCATGGAAGTGAAGAGGAAGGAACAATAAGATCAGGGAAACAATATGGTGAAATGTACGGACGAATGCAATTTCAATATTGTGGATTTTGA
- the LOC103482769 gene encoding uncharacterized protein LOC103482769 isoform X2 translates to MSSDLFIHGDSSSSSSLFRCSSSDLVFPSDADLQFFSDPYSPNFSDSAIDILNSIPSQSQQENPLPDEFNSNNSISIDNFIPMQGLSLSHPTPDFHLLPNPSPSSSNGFQNLTNFDVKNEESLLGFNNPPLCSLDPPENVDKSLLLHRSFSEKPNFQTRLETFLMESQKFPNNHHSLPCPESDFFSSQIRRVFSTGDLQNSGNGRSSLMEEGNFKVGRYSAEERKERILKYRAKRTQRNFNKTIKYACRKTLADNRPRIRGRFARNDEPGEIPKAACSTREEDEDDFWIEGLHGSEEEGTIRSGKQYGEMYGRMQFQYCGF, encoded by the exons atgtcttctGATCTGTTCATTCATGGcgattcatcatcttcttcttctctgtttcGTTGCTCCTCTTCCGATTTGGTTTTCCCGTCTGATGCAGACCTTCAATTCTTCTCCGATCCTTATTCCCCTAATTTCTCAGATTCCGCCATTGATATTCTTAATTCCATTCCTTCTCAATCTCAACAAGAAAACCCACTCCCCGATGAATTCAATTCAAATAACTCCATTTCCATCGACAATTTCATCCCGATGCAAGGTTTATCTCTCTCTCATCCCACCCCCGATTTCCATCTCCTCCCTAATCCATCTCCTTCTTCCTCAAATGGGTTCCAAAATCTCACCAATTTCGACGTCAAAAACGAAGAATCCCTTCTAGGTTTCAACAACCCACCTCTCTGCAGTTTGGACCCCCCTGAAAATGTTGATAAATCCTTACTCCTCCACAGAAGCTTCAGTGAAAAACCCAACTTCCAAACCCGACTTGAAACTTTTCTAATGGAATCCCAAAAATTCCCTAATAATCATCACTCTCTCCCTTGCCCCGAATCCGACTTTTTCTCCTCACAAATCAGACGCGTCTTCAGTACCGGCGATTTACAG AATTCGGGGAATGGAAGGTCGTCGTTAATGGAGGAAGGGAATTTCAAAGTGGGAAGATACAGTGCAGAGgagagaaaagagaggataTTGAAATACAGAGCAAAGAGAACACAGAGGAATTTCAACAAGACAATAAAG TATGCATGTCGGAAAACGCTAGCCGACAACCGGCCGAGAATACGTGGCAGATTTGCACGCAATGACGAACCTGGAGAGATTCCCAAAGCTGCATGTTCAACCAGGGAAGAAGACGAAGATGATTTCTGG ATTGAAGGGTTGCATGGAAGTGAAGAGGAAGGAACAATAAGATCAGGGAAACAATATGGTGAAATGTACGGACGAATGCAATTTCAATATTGTGGATTTTGA
- the LOC103482771 gene encoding brassinosteroid-responsive RING protein 1 — translation MGFPATYTELLLPKLFIHLLSFLGFLRKLISFLFRLFGLQDFLEPDIPWPNPSDSFPTSPFTHLDPLSAALLREILPVVKFSDLLDPPDCCAVCLYEFESDDEIRRLANCRHIFHRGCLDRWIGYGQRTCPLCRTVFIPPDLRSGGGCNFDDRLWEDSEIFEPLHTDSSSSSSSSSSNLLTTDGL, via the coding sequence ATGGGTTTCCCAGCAACTTACACTGAGCTTCTTCTCCCTAAGCTCTTCATCCATTTGCTCTCCTTCCTCGGCTTCCTCCGTAAGCTTATTTCCTTCCTCTTCCGCCTCTTTGGCCTCCAAGATTTCCTCGAACCCGACATTCCTTGGCCCAATCCCTCCGATTCCTTCCCTACTTCTCCCTTCACCCACCTCGATCCTCTCTCCGCTGCCCTTCTCCGTGAGATTCTCCCCGTCGTCAAGTTCTCCGACCTTCTCGACCCCCCTGACTGCTGCGCTGTTTGTCTCTACGAGTTCGAGTCCGACGATGAGATCCGCCGTCTCGCTAACTGCCGTCACATCTTCCACCGCGGATGCCTCGATCGATGGATCGGTTACGGTCAGAGAACGTGCCCGCTTTGTAGAACTGTGTTTATTCCTCCTGATTTGAGAAGTGGTGGTGGTTGTAATTTTGATGATAGGCTTTGGGAGGATTCCGAAATCTTTGAACCTCTCCACAccgattcttcttcttcttcttcttcttcttcttcaaatctTCTCACAACCGATGGTTTGTAG